DNA from Rhinatrema bivittatum chromosome 16, aRhiBiv1.1, whole genome shotgun sequence:
GTGATTAATTACATTGGAGTCACAGTAATAAAACTGGGATATAATCAAAATATGTGGCAATGGCTCCAATAAACCTTTTACCCATGTGACAGCTGCCAGAAGAGTACAGACCCTCTTATTCATGATGATGGTGTAACGCAGAGGATTGCATATTGCAACATAACGATCATACGCCATGGCTGTTAGAAGCATAAATTCTACCTCGACAGAGACTGAAAAACAATACATCTGTATAATACATTGAATGAAGGATATGGTATTACTCTGCATCAGAATAATTGCCAATAGTTTTGGCACAGTGACTGTCAGGGAAGAGATATCAAGGATGGACAAGTTGGCCAAgaagaagtacatgggggtgtgcaggtgtcGATCAGTGCATACTATGCAGATAACgaggaggttccccagcacggccatcaggtagaggagtgagaagagagcAAAAAGGGGGAGCTGCAGATCTGGGAACTCTGAGAATCCCAGAAACAGGAATTCTGTCACAACAGTGCGATTTCCCATTTTCCTGTATTCATTTATTGTGTGCTGAGGtatggaagaagagaagaaaataaaatagaaatcttGTAAGAAGCAGAAAACAATTTCAAAAGGAATTACAGTTACATAATTAAAGATTCATAGAATAATGCAACAATACATTCACAGAAATAACACGGTTGTGTATTAAAAGTTATTTGATTTTGTGTACATATCAAACACTCACAGAATCACAAAGATACATCTTAAAACAGGTAAATAATTGTACAAAAAGTACATTTGAAATACTTGTAAAGTATGcttataaaaaacaaattaaaagatATACAGAAGAACTTATCACATAACAGAATTTCATAGTATGGAGAGACAGGTGATacaagcttatttatttattttaattatttaaaaaaatgattataCTGCACTCTACAATGGAGTTAGGCAAGTACCAGAGATACTCCACAACAGAAATTCAAACATAACAGATTCATTCTACACTGGATTTATCATCAAGgtcagggggaaggggggggcagaggcctccgacacagcggccatttgccactgtgtcggaagattgcctccaggcaggcgcaaaaggttggacaagaattttttggggggttagagtagggttggggggggaggttaggggaagtagagggaaggttaggttagggggggaAGCCCGCAGgcgtcggcacgtgcaaggtgcattagtgtgcactcccttgtgtgcacagacccccgattttataacttgtgcgcacctgCTGTGCACCATGTCTGTGCACCTGCTGTGCAACATGTCTGtgcaccaggtagcgcgcgcacatgtatgccagTGCActgatttgaaaatctacctcttaacaTGCATAAGCAACTCTCTATCTTATGGATCCTTGAACCTAGGTATTACCAGGAGAGAGAGTTATAATACTCCTTGAATTAATAAAGGATTTGAGCTGTTCAGGCAGGAAAAAATCATAACATTCGTTCTGGGAcctaataatacatttacatgggtatcttatTATGAAGGAAAATCCCAGGTAAACTATCTATGCCCACAATGCAAggaaacctctttttttttcttgagtagCACGAGCAAAATCCAGATAAATTTGAACTAAGAATCCATAAAATGGCACtgttatgtttttaaattattttctcatAACATCACTTAGTTCTTGCTTGGAGACAAATGACACTAGAAGAGTAGCCCGCGTATAAATCACAGCCGTAGAGTTTTCCAGAAATTGAGTCAGATTTTCTAGCATCTCAAGAtggttttccaaaaaaaaaaattatctttagAAGAAACAGGGACAAAAAAATGTCTTGCTTATGCAAGGAATTTTTTCATCTTGAAATTTAATtatttcaaggaaatatttttttaaagtaacatgGGGGATCTCCCCTACTACTTTGGGAAAGTTCAGAAACCATAGGTTTAAATGCCTTGTGTAATTCTCCAAATTTTCTAGCATACGAGAGACTCTAGTTAGATCTTTAATCAATTTCAAATTACAGTCTTGTGTTTTTTGCACAGATGTCTCGACAGCTTCCACCCGGGGCTTAATCTCATTTAGTTGAGCTTCAAAAGGTTCAATTTTATATTAAGATTCGCCAGTCTAGTATTATGGTCTCTCAGAGAGCAGCCACATCTACCTACTAGGTCCCATACCAGTGTAACTATTGCTGGCTTGGGTGGCATTTGAAAACGAAAAAACTCACCCTCATTCCCAGGTAAAGAAACCTCCACCAGTAAGGCTCTCCCCAAAGTTGCTGTGCCTCTCTCGCTAACTTCCAACACTTCCACTGGGGTCAATGTAGTCGGGAACACCTCCGGTTCCAAACAACCAGGAACCTCCGAGGAACCCAAAGGGAGTGAGAGGGCCATAAGCATTCCTCTCACCCCAGAGTCACAGAGATTGCATCATCATTCTGCTTTGCAGCATAAAGAGAGAGCATACCAGCAAGCAGCAAGGATCTGGGGGGCTCAAGGTAACTTCCCCCAATTAAACTGATGCTCCCTCATCAGCTATCAAAGCAGGGGCACTCACCCCCTTATCAGTTGCTTTGCTGGGTGCATGGGTGGTAATCAGAAGCTGCCCCTTAGAGAGAGCCTGGACTCTCATTACTCTTGCCTGTCACCTGCCATTGGCCTTAGCCTGGATatacccttgtctgctgcctgtctctgaccccaGCCTGGCCCTGGATCTTCTCTACTGCCTACATGCCAGAAactgccacctaagacctgctggacctgaaggctcaacccgaggaggCAAAGCTCCCATCCAGTCTCTGCACCTATCCACTCCAATAGCTAGTGGTGAggatctattagggatgtgaatcgttttaggacgattaaaattatcgtccgataattttaatatcgtcttaaaccgttatggaacacaatacaatacagattctaacgatttatcgttataaatcgttagaatcgtgagccggcacactaaaaccccctaaaacccacccccgaccctttaaattaaatcccccaccctcccgaaccccccccaaataacttaaataacctgcgggtccagcggcggtccggaatggcagcggtccggaacgggctcctgctcctgcatcttgtcgtcttcggccggcgccattttccaaaatggcgccgaaaaatggcggcggccatagacgaaaaagattggacggcaggaggtccttccggacccccgctggacttttggcaagtctcgtgggggtcaggaggccccccacaagctggccaaaagttcctggaggtccagcgggggtcagggagcgatttcccaccgcgaatcgttttcgtacggaaaatggcgccagcaggagatcgactgcaggaggtcgttcagcgagggttccggcgcctcgctgaacgacctcctgcagtcgatctcctgccggcgccattttccgtacgaaaacgattcgcggcgggaaatcgctccctgacccccgctggacctccaggaacttttggccagcttgtggggggcctcctgacccccacgagacttgccaaaagtccagcgggggtccggaaggacctcctgccgtccaatctttttcgtctatggccgccgccatttttcggcgccattttggaaaatggcgccggccgaagacgacaagatgcaggagcaggagcccgttccggaccgctgccgttccggaccgccgctggacccgcaggttatttaagttatttgggggtgggggatttaatttaaagggtcgggggtgggttttagggggttttaatgtgccggtttttcgatttttcgatttttcgattttttaacgattttcacgatttttcacgatattttacccccccaaacggcaacaatacgattccctccccctcccagccgaaatcgatcgttaagacgatcgaggacacgattcacatccctaggatctATGGGGTTCTCCCTGTAGTTTGAGCCATTCTCTCCCTAGCACATGGCGCCACAAAATTAACATTTATCTGGCCTATATTCTACTGAATATGGAAACCAACATGACTTCTCCAAGGTCACAGAGGTAGAGTCAAGGAATGGAACTGAGGCGCACGGAGATAAACTGACTTCCACTGCATCACACAAGCAGAGACAGAACAGGGGATTAGAACTAACATCAGAACGCGCAATATCTTTTATTGAGATATTCAATTACATATTTCCAGCTTACTCAGATTCAATTTTATTTGTCTCTTCAAACAGGCTCCATTTATCCACTGGAATATCACATCCCTGTAGCTCTCTCCATCACATTTGGTAGATTCTGTCATGATAAACATATTTTACATTTCCtgtgcaaaaaatatatttttaggaGAAAGGACACTAAAGTGATCTATTTTGCCTGATCTTGGCTAAAAAGATCTGACTCTAGTGGAAGCTTCTGAATtaaacaatacattttttaaacaatagatttttcttatgatcttattgtATCTGATGAGAGAACACATTTCAGGCATTAAAGTTGCACGTTACAAGATTACTGGGTTTCTTCTTACCTCTACAGCAGCGCTGCCTCTCTCCTCCACTATGGATCAGTTGAGGGCATCTCGGGTGTCTTAAATGCTTTATAAAGTGAAAACAATTGTGTTCTGTTCATGTGGGAAATTAAAAACTCTCACAGGCAATTAAGGGAAGATTTCCGTGCAGTGCCTGAGCTCCCTGGAAAGTTTAGAAGTAATTGATCTGTGGGGAAAATAAGGTTTGGGTCTCTCATTCTGCTCTATTCCAGCTGAGTTAGGGGAATCCCCTGTTAGTAATAAAAGATTTAAGGAGGTTGCACCTGAGCTGAACTTGCATTGATCACTGGAGAACATTTGGAGATCATAAGTCCATTTAAACCCCTTCTACATTTACTAAGTC
Protein-coding regions in this window:
- the LOC115077775 gene encoding olfactory receptor 2AP1-like — its product is MGNRTVVTEFLFLGFSEFPDLQLPLFALFSLLYLMAVLGNLLVICIVCTDRHLHTPMYFFLANLSILDISSLTVTVPKLLAIILMQSNTISFIQCIIQMYCFSVSVEVEFMLLTAMAYDRYVAICNPLRYTIIMNKRVCTLLAAVTWVKGLLEPLPHILIISQFYYCDSNVINHFFCDFTALLELSCTDTSIIQPLTYAALVFTTIIPFLLILTSYMFIISTILRIRSIEGKRKAFSTCSSHFTVIILAYGTMIGVYVQPSSEEFVKSNKLVTALYVVILPLLNPLIYSLRSKELNASLTKAIRKKSTLLATDTFRSPAHICKGSGWF